From the bacterium genome, one window contains:
- a CDS encoding DNA modification methylase, with the protein MDKPIKQKLNIQYVPVSDLRPASYNPRKHSQEQAGQLKESIKKFGLVDPLLVNSAPSRKGIVIGGHFRLEVVKEMGFKEVPVVYINVPDIEKEKELCIRLNLNTGEFDWDLLADFEEVFLKDVGFSSEDLDDIFGIDDNPEIFDLQKELKKLDITKILIKKGDVWQLGTHRLMCGDSTTASDFSKLMGGDKASLCLTDPPYRLDYLKGKKKNGKATEGFGYKRDRKYLETDSIPEDFTEKWMANIAKAAKEDFHIIVYENWKNIRLIWGEMEKYWKVRNMIVWHLPNRMQGFAAKYRFFNKHDIAMVGSSGKSEIRLNSEGELLDNEYQTALYATAGKPHWEGYEKGKKICPTDFIEYKSADAKSSGQGIIFGTKPVEILIPYMKVLTKRGDLVVEPFGGSGSTLITAEKMKRRCFLMEKSPVYAEVIKHRWEKLTGLKAKKL; encoded by the coding sequence ATGGATAAACCAATAAAACAAAAATTAAACATTCAATACGTTCCGGTGAGTGATTTGCGGCCGGCGTCGTACAATCCGCGCAAGCATTCCCAAGAACAGGCAGGTCAGCTAAAAGAAAGCATTAAGAAATTTGGACTAGTGGACCCATTACTGGTTAATTCTGCGCCCAGCCGAAAAGGAATTGTAATCGGCGGCCACTTCCGACTCGAGGTCGTTAAAGAAATGGGCTTCAAAGAAGTGCCGGTCGTCTACATCAATGTCCCCGACATCGAAAAGGAAAAAGAACTTTGCATCCGGTTAAATTTGAACACCGGCGAGTTCGACTGGGATCTATTGGCCGACTTCGAGGAGGTATTTCTGAAAGACGTTGGCTTCTCCAGCGAAGACTTGGACGATATCTTCGGCATAGACGATAATCCGGAAATATTTGATCTCCAAAAGGAGTTAAAGAAACTCGATATCACTAAGATTCTGATTAAGAAAGGAGATGTCTGGCAGTTGGGCACACACCGCCTTATGTGCGGCGACTCAACCACTGCCTCCGACTTCTCGAAGCTCATGGGCGGCGATAAGGCGTCGCTCTGCCTGACAGACCCACCGTATCGCCTGGACTACCTCAAAGGTAAGAAGAAAAACGGCAAAGCGACTGAAGGATTCGGGTACAAGCGTGACCGTAAATATTTAGAAACCGATTCAATTCCGGAGGACTTCACAGAAAAATGGATGGCGAATATCGCCAAAGCAGCCAAAGAGGATTTCCATATCATTGTATACGAAAATTGGAAAAATATCCGACTTATTTGGGGCGAGATGGAGAAATATTGGAAAGTTCGCAATATGATTGTCTGGCATTTACCAAACCGGATGCAAGGTTTTGCGGCGAAGTATAGGTTCTTCAATAAGCACGACATTGCGATGGTTGGATCCTCGGGCAAATCCGAAATTCGCTTGAACTCCGAAGGCGAACTATTGGATAACGAATATCAGACGGCGCTTTATGCCACTGCCGGCAAGCCGCATTGGGAAGGCTACGAGAAAGGAAAGAAAATCTGCCCGACGGATTTTATTGAGTACAAATCGGCGGACGCAAAAAGTTCCGGACAGGGAATAATTTTCGGAACAAAGCCAGTAGAGATCCTGATTCCGTACATGAAAGTTTTAACCAAGCGCGGAGATCTGGTAGTTGAGCCGTTTGGAGGTAGTGGATCAACCTTGATCACGGCTGAGAAAATGAAGCGCCGTTGTTTCTTGATGGAAAAATCGCCAGTCTACGCCGAAGTGATAAAACATCGCTGGGAGAAATTAACTGGCCTTAAAGCCAAAAAATTATGA
- a CDS encoding phBC6A51 family helix-turn-helix protein, with the protein MKRATKALLLEQLKKTPIVQIACEKAGVGRATYYRWRKEDPEFSKMADEAILEGSFLVNDMAETQLMSAIRDRNLTAIIFWLKHHHSQYTNRLEISGQITHLRKELTEEEKQMVEKALRLAMPQENEELNQNNGEPTT; encoded by the coding sequence ATGAAACGGGCAACTAAGGCGCTGCTTCTAGAGCAGCTGAAGAAAACTCCGATTGTTCAGATCGCTTGCGAGAAGGCTGGCGTGGGTCGGGCAACGTACTATCGCTGGCGCAAGGAAGATCCAGAATTCTCTAAGATGGCGGACGAAGCCATCTTAGAGGGCAGCTTTCTCGTTAATGATATGGCCGAGACCCAGCTCATGTCCGCCATTAGAGACCGGAACCTAACTGCGATTATCTTTTGGCTTAAGCACCATCACTCCCAATACACCAACCGCTTGGAAATTAGCGGCCAGATTACTCATTTACGTAAAGAGCTCACCGAAGAAGAAAAACAGATGGTCGAAAAGGCATTACGCTTGGCAATGCCGCAGGAAAACGAAGAGCTAAATCAAAACAATGGAGAACCAACTACCTAA